In the genome of Pseudomonadota bacterium, one region contains:
- the mgrA gene encoding L-glyceraldehyde 3-phosphate reductase: MTYTPSPDRYDTMVYRKCGRSGLKLPAVSLGLWHNFGEDTPDAVKRDMCRTAFDAGITHFDLANNYGPPAGSAEEFFGRFLATDFRGYRDELIISSKAGYDMWPGPYGEWGSRKYVIASCDQSLKRMGLDYVDIFYSHRFDPETPLEETMGALDQIVRSGKALYAGISSYNSQRTREAVAILEELGTPCLIHQPSYNMLNRWVETDGLKDTLHELGVGSIAFTPLAQGLLTKKYLNGIPEGSRATQGKSLDPETYTDSVRDSIRALTSIAEARGQSLAQMAIAWVLRDGGITTALIGASKPEQITECVGAVGNLEFTAEELAEIDKVAKDQPINLWARSSETE; the protein is encoded by the coding sequence ATGACCTACACGCCTTCCCCCGACCGCTACGACACGATGGTCTATCGCAAATGCGGTAGGTCCGGCCTGAAACTTCCCGCCGTCTCCCTCGGTCTATGGCACAACTTCGGAGAGGACACGCCCGACGCGGTGAAGCGCGACATGTGCCGCACGGCCTTCGACGCCGGCATCACGCATTTCGATCTCGCCAACAATTACGGCCCGCCAGCAGGGTCGGCGGAGGAATTCTTCGGGCGCTTCCTCGCCACCGATTTCCGGGGCTACCGGGACGAGCTTATCATCTCTTCCAAGGCCGGGTATGACATGTGGCCAGGGCCTTACGGAGAGTGGGGCAGCCGCAAATACGTGATCGCTTCTTGCGATCAGTCGCTGAAGCGCATGGGCCTCGATTACGTCGACATATTCTATTCTCACCGCTTCGATCCCGAGACACCTCTCGAAGAGACCATGGGCGCGCTCGATCAGATCGTGCGCTCAGGCAAGGCTCTCTACGCCGGGATCTCGAGCTACAACTCGCAGCGCACGCGCGAGGCCGTGGCGATCCTCGAAGAGCTGGGCACGCCCTGCCTCATCCATCAGCCGTCCTACAACATGCTCAATCGGTGGGTTGAGACGGACGGGCTGAAAGACACGCTCCACGAGCTGGGCGTCGGCTCCATTGCCTTCACGCCGCTCGCGCAGGGCCTGCTGACCAAGAAGTATCTGAACGGGATCCCAGAGGGGAGCCGGGCGACGCAGGGCAAATCGCTCGACCCGGAAACGTATACCGACAGCGTTCGGGACAGTATTCGTGCGCTCACGTCGATCGCGGAAGCGCGAGGGCAGTCCCTGGCGCAGATGGCGATTGCGTGGGTCCTGCGCGACGGGGGGATCACGACCGCGCTCATCGGTGCCTCGAAGCCCGAGCAAATCACGGAATGCGTGGGTGCCGTGGGCAACCTCGAATTCACGGCGGAGGAGCTCGCCGAGATCGACAAGGTGGCCAAGGATCAACCCATCAACCTGTGGGCGCGCTCGTCAGAGACGGAATGA
- a CDS encoding MFS transporter, with translation MADVSVRKRIWGWMAFDWATQPFYTLGLTFIFGPYFAGVLADFFLSSGATEQAADADAQSIWSLGQTVAGLFIAFTAPVLGAYADSTGRRLPWMIGFSILYVVGAWSLWYMVPDGSNWLFCLLMFSVAFIAAEYALIFTNAILPSLGTQEEIGKISGDGAALGYWGGVLSLFIMLIFFFEISGGQTLLGNPPPFGLDGSQSEGTRAVGPFVALWFVVFMIPYFAFVREGPPNRGGSLKGAIADLKQSLRGVVGRRSLLNFLLSSMFYRDALGALYTFGGVYARLVLNWTLEQIAVFGIIAAITAAIGTQIAGRFDRAKGPRPVIMVCIWTLIAVSATIIGMAPGSFYGIALPDTPLLSLPVLGDLFIPDVSLYICGSLIGAAGGGIYSASRSMMVRHTHPERPTEAFGLFALSGKATAFLAPGLIALFTWLLQDARLGFTPVIALFLLGLFLLRWVQPEGDQDEWSKDAIPVP, from the coding sequence ATGGCCGACGTCAGCGTCAGGAAGCGCATTTGGGGCTGGATGGCCTTCGACTGGGCCACGCAGCCCTTTTACACGCTCGGCCTCACATTTATCTTCGGACCCTATTTCGCGGGCGTTCTGGCGGATTTCTTCCTGTCGAGCGGCGCGACTGAACAGGCCGCTGACGCGGACGCCCAGTCGATCTGGTCACTGGGCCAGACGGTGGCTGGCCTCTTCATCGCGTTCACGGCCCCGGTTCTCGGAGCATACGCTGACAGCACCGGACGGAGGCTGCCCTGGATGATCGGGTTTTCGATCCTTTACGTCGTCGGGGCCTGGTCGCTTTGGTACATGGTGCCAGACGGCTCGAACTGGCTTTTCTGCCTGCTCATGTTCTCCGTGGCCTTCATCGCCGCCGAATATGCGCTCATCTTCACCAACGCGATCCTGCCGTCGCTCGGCACCCAGGAGGAGATCGGAAAAATCTCGGGAGACGGCGCGGCGCTGGGCTACTGGGGTGGGGTGCTTTCGCTCTTCATCATGTTGATCTTCTTCTTCGAGATCTCGGGCGGGCAGACCCTCCTCGGCAATCCGCCGCCCTTCGGCCTCGATGGCAGCCAGAGCGAGGGCACCCGCGCGGTGGGGCCCTTTGTGGCGCTCTGGTTCGTCGTGTTCATGATCCCCTATTTCGCCTTCGTGCGAGAGGGCCCGCCCAACCGAGGCGGCAGCCTCAAGGGCGCGATCGCAGACCTCAAGCAAAGCCTGCGCGGGGTCGTGGGCCGCCGGAGCCTCCTCAACTTCCTCCTGTCCTCCATGTTCTACCGCGACGCGCTCGGCGCGCTCTACACCTTCGGCGGCGTCTATGCGCGGCTCGTCCTGAATTGGACGCTCGAACAGATCGCCGTCTTTGGCATCATCGCGGCCATCACCGCCGCCATCGGCACGCAGATCGCGGGCCGCTTCGACCGGGCAAAAGGGCCACGGCCGGTCATCATGGTCTGCATCTGGACGCTGATCGCGGTGAGCGCCACGATCATCGGCATGGCGCCCGGCTCGTTCTACGGGATCGCGCTCCCGGACACGCCGCTCCTGTCACTGCCCGTGCTCGGAGACCTCTTCATCCCCGACGTCTCGCTCTACATCTGCGGCTCGCTCATCGGCGCGGCCGGCGGGGGCATCTATTCCGCGTCCCGGTCCATGATGGTCCGCCACACCCATCCCGAGCGTCCGACGGAGGCGTTCGGTCTCTTCGCGCTCTCGGGGAAAGCCACCGCCTTTCTCGCACCCGGCCTCATCGCCCTTTTCACATGGCTGCTGCAGGATGCGCGGCTGGGCTTCACGCCGGTGATCGCGCTCTTTCTTTTGGGGCTCTTCTTGCTACGCTGGGTGCAACCAGAGGGAGACCAAGACGAATGGTCCAAAGACGCCATCCCCGTTCCCTGA
- the mepA gene encoding penicillin-insensitive murein endopeptidase — translation MVQRRHPRSLIAAALLALFACGPSEEEAAAEPQAAPEAMARVATLATSGPAKNLFGAEPRGSQQAPQAIGGYARGCQAGAVQLPETGPTWQAMRLSRNRNWAQPVTIDYVKDLSQRVARLPGWEGIYVGDMSQPRGGPMLTGHRSHQSGLDIDIWMLPPARLDLSVSERESISSISMRRNAGAFVNDRWTPQHREVLKLAASDPRTARIFVFPGAKVDMCNAETGDRSYLRKIRPWWGHHYHFHVRLNCPRGDTNCTSQTPPPPGDGCAEAQGWVDRILNPPPPDPNAPAPQPRKELVLADLPQQCAAVLASR, via the coding sequence ATGGTCCAAAGACGCCATCCCCGTTCCCTGATCGCGGCGGCCCTGCTTGCCCTTTTCGCCTGCGGCCCCTCGGAGGAGGAGGCCGCGGCTGAGCCGCAAGCCGCGCCCGAAGCCATGGCCCGCGTGGCGACTCTGGCCACATCGGGCCCCGCGAAAAACCTCTTCGGCGCGGAGCCGCGCGGCTCCCAGCAGGCGCCACAAGCCATCGGAGGCTATGCGCGCGGCTGTCAGGCGGGCGCTGTGCAGCTTCCTGAAACAGGACCCACTTGGCAGGCCATGCGGCTCTCCCGGAACAGGAACTGGGCGCAGCCCGTCACGATCGACTACGTAAAGGACCTCTCCCAGCGCGTCGCCCGCCTTCCTGGCTGGGAGGGCATTTATGTCGGTGACATGAGCCAGCCACGCGGCGGGCCGATGCTGACCGGGCACCGCTCACATCAGTCTGGCCTCGATATCGACATATGGATGCTTCCCCCCGCGCGGCTCGACCTCTCTGTGTCAGAACGGGAAAGCATCTCGTCGATTTCGATGCGGCGGAATGCGGGCGCGTTCGTGAATGACCGCTGGACACCCCAACATCGCGAGGTGCTCAAACTCGCCGCCTCTGATCCACGGACGGCACGGATCTTTGTCTTCCCGGGGGCCAAGGTGGACATGTGCAATGCCGAGACGGGCGACCGAAGCTATCTGCGCAAGATCCGGCCCTGGTGGGGCCACCACTATCACTTTCACGTTCGGCTGAATTGCCCGCGGGGCGATACGAACTGCACGTCCCAGACCCCGCCACCGCCCGGAGATGGCTGCGCCGAGGCGCAGGGCTGGGTGGACCGCATTCTCAACCCGCCACCGCCCGACCCGAATGCGCCCGCGCCGCAGCCGCGCAAGGAACTCGTGCTGGCCGATCTGCCGCAGCAATGCGCGGCCGTGCTTGCCTCGCGGTAA
- a CDS encoding MBL fold metallo-hydrolase, with translation MFLKGRPISLTVLDYGTFHVHEGPRDIGLMGALVVTDAGERVLIDTGLPAKYARDPAAGTEDGLDSFGHVLSVGEENLPAAQLALCGVEEIDLLIITHTHIDHIGAIFDFQDVPTVISRPEIELPKPLYWSGGQPWDWPDRDWLVVAGDSNIGHGFDAFLCPGHAPGQLAFLITLPETGRVLWLSDAISRPSELEERFAGAWDAEQALHHAKRLLALEHDLAIYGHGPEQWSELRKAPQSYR, from the coding sequence ATGTTCCTGAAGGGTCGCCCCATTTCGCTGACAGTGTTGGACTACGGCACTTTCCATGTCCACGAGGGGCCACGGGATATCGGGCTCATGGGCGCGCTTGTTGTCACGGATGCGGGCGAGCGCGTGCTGATCGATACCGGGCTTCCCGCGAAATATGCGCGCGATCCCGCGGCGGGGACGGAGGATGGGCTCGACAGTTTTGGTCATGTCCTGAGCGTGGGAGAGGAGAACCTGCCCGCCGCCCAGCTTGCCCTGTGTGGGGTGGAAGAGATCGACCTTCTCATCATCACGCATACGCATATCGACCACATAGGCGCGATCTTCGACTTCCAGGATGTGCCGACCGTCATCTCCCGCCCGGAAATCGAGCTGCCGAAGCCTCTCTATTGGTCAGGCGGCCAACCTTGGGATTGGCCCGACCGGGATTGGTTGGTGGTCGCCGGGGACAGCAACATCGGACACGGCTTCGACGCCTTCCTCTGTCCGGGCCATGCGCCCGGGCAGCTCGCGTTTCTGATCACGCTCCCCGAGACAGGCCGAGTGCTTTGGCTCTCGGATGCGATCTCGAGGCCCTCAGAACTCGAGGAGCGCTTCGCAGGGGCATGGGATGCAGAGCAAGCGTTGCACCATGCCAAGCGCCTCCTCGCGCTCGAGCATGACCTGGCGATCTATGGTCACGGACCTGAGCAATGGTCGGAATTGAGGAAGGCGCCTCAAAGCTACCGCTAG
- a CDS encoding queuosine precursor transporter has product MDRSHIPGILAMAAIVLASNILVQFLFGNWLTWGAFTYPLAFLVTDLMNRFYGPRAARQVVIVGFIVGIFCSLVGTQIMGEFGPLVTFRVALGSGLAFLTAQLVDVAVFDRLRDGRWWRAPLASTLIGSTVDTAIFFTIAFSALLNGMEPDNMPVWAQEVLPLLGFGPEAPLWVSLAVADWGVKLSLAMIALVPFRLIVQRRAASQETA; this is encoded by the coding sequence ATGGACCGCTCCCACATTCCCGGCATTCTTGCCATGGCCGCCATCGTGCTGGCCTCCAACATCCTCGTACAGTTTCTCTTCGGGAATTGGCTCACTTGGGGCGCGTTCACGTACCCGCTCGCCTTTCTCGTCACCGACCTGATGAACCGATTCTACGGGCCCCGCGCCGCGCGGCAGGTGGTGATCGTGGGCTTCATCGTCGGAATCTTCTGCTCCCTCGTGGGGACGCAGATCATGGGCGAGTTCGGCCCGCTCGTGACCTTCCGAGTGGCCCTTGGCTCCGGCCTTGCATTCCTCACCGCGCAGCTCGTGGACGTGGCCGTCTTTGACCGGCTCCGCGACGGGCGCTGGTGGCGCGCACCCCTCGCCTCCACGCTGATCGGATCGACGGTCGATACGGCGATTTTCTTTACCATCGCGTTCTCGGCACTCCTGAACGGCATGGAGCCTGACAACATGCCCGTCTGGGCGCAGGAGGTGCTTCCGCTTCTCGGCTTTGGTCCGGAGGCACCGCTCTGGGTGTCGCTTGCCGTGGCGGATTGGGGCGTGAAGCTTTCGCTCGCGATGATCGCTCTCGTGCCATTCCGCCTGATTGTTCAGCGCCGCGCTGCGTCACAAGAAACCGCCTGA
- a CDS encoding YggT family protein: MTSLFQIIMLLLDVATFFIFAHFIMSWLISFNVLNVRQQLVAQIWYGLQRILEPLYGPIRRVIPSGGGLDFAPLVALLLIYALRIILTNNASAFI, from the coding sequence ATGACCAGCCTTTTCCAGATCATAATGCTGCTGCTCGACGTGGCGACGTTCTTCATCTTCGCCCATTTCATCATGAGCTGGCTCATCAGCTTCAACGTGTTGAACGTCCGCCAGCAGCTGGTGGCGCAGATCTGGTACGGGCTGCAGCGCATCCTTGAGCCGCTCTACGGGCCCATTCGCCGTGTGATCCCGTCGGGCGGTGGTCTCGACTTCGCGCCTCTGGTGGCGTTGCTCCTGATCTATGCTCTTCGGATCATCCTGACGAACAACGCGAGCGCCTTCATCTAG
- the recQ gene encoding DNA helicase RecQ, whose protein sequence is MHDTLRDVFGFDAFRPGQEDIARAVTAGEDVLAIMPTGGGKSLCFQLPALEREGVTVVISPLIALMRDQVRGLQEAGVEAGALTSGNTEEETAEVWEALEAGRLKLLYIAPERLAAGSALGMLRRIGVSMIAVDEAHCVSQWGHDFRPDYLRVGELRQALGVPLAAFTATADPETRAEIVEKLFGGAEPRTFLHGFDRPNLHLAFQPKTKPREQILAFAAARKGQSGIVYCGTRAKTETLAQALRAEGHAACHYHGGMEAEDRRIVEARFQREDGLIVVATVAFGMGVDKPDIRWVAHADLPKSIEAYYQEIGRAGRDGAPAETLTLFGPSDIALRRNQIDEGLAPVERKAADHARLNALLGLAEALTCRRAKLLEYFGDAPATCGQCDLCDKPAEVADGTTPVRMALSAILRTGEYFGAGHLIDILLGAQTDKIRQKGHDDLPTFGVGREWTKPQWQAIFRQMMGHDLVRPDPERYGALRMTDRARPILRAEEEIQLRFDTIRAAKGRPEPRSLVSEDAAPLLAALKAKRRALAEAAKVPAYVIFNDRTLIEMAEARPTSLDAMAGINGIGAKKLERYGREFLSVIADDAPEMHPTRRKLAGRAEGEVYDRLLAAQSDLQYGPMGTEKPMSCSASTLRQIAERRPQSRDELARIQGVGETKAERFGDAFLDVLKAS, encoded by the coding sequence GTGCACGACACCCTCCGTGACGTCTTCGGATTCGATGCCTTCCGCCCCGGGCAGGAGGACATCGCGCGTGCCGTGACGGCCGGTGAAGACGTGCTCGCGATCATGCCCACCGGCGGGGGGAAATCGCTCTGCTTCCAACTGCCCGCCCTCGAGCGAGAAGGGGTCACGGTGGTCATTTCGCCGCTCATCGCGCTCATGCGTGACCAGGTGCGCGGGCTGCAGGAGGCGGGCGTTGAGGCCGGCGCGCTAACGTCCGGCAACACCGAGGAAGAGACGGCTGAGGTCTGGGAGGCTCTCGAAGCCGGTCGCCTCAAGCTTCTCTACATTGCGCCTGAGCGTCTGGCGGCGGGCTCCGCGCTCGGCATGCTCCGGCGCATAGGTGTCTCGATGATTGCCGTCGATGAGGCGCATTGCGTGAGCCAGTGGGGCCATGATTTCCGCCCGGACTACCTGCGCGTGGGCGAGCTCAGGCAGGCGCTCGGCGTGCCCTTGGCTGCCTTCACGGCCACCGCGGACCCGGAGACGCGCGCCGAGATCGTCGAAAAGCTCTTTGGCGGGGCAGAGCCGCGCACCTTCCTCCATGGATTTGACCGGCCCAACCTGCACCTCGCCTTCCAGCCGAAGACAAAGCCGCGCGAGCAGATCCTCGCCTTCGCCGCAGCACGCAAGGGGCAATCGGGCATCGTCTATTGCGGCACCCGGGCGAAAACAGAGACCTTGGCTCAGGCGTTGCGCGCCGAAGGACACGCGGCCTGTCACTATCACGGCGGGATGGAGGCAGAGGATCGCCGGATCGTGGAGGCACGCTTCCAGCGGGAAGATGGGCTCATCGTTGTGGCGACGGTCGCTTTCGGGATGGGCGTCGACAAGCCGGACATTCGCTGGGTGGCCCATGCCGACCTGCCAAAGTCGATCGAGGCCTACTACCAGGAGATCGGGCGCGCGGGCCGGGACGGCGCGCCGGCGGAGACGCTCACGCTCTTTGGCCCCTCGGATATCGCGCTGCGACGCAACCAGATCGACGAAGGGCTCGCCCCGGTAGAGCGGAAGGCAGCGGATCACGCGAGGCTCAACGCCCTGCTCGGCCTTGCCGAGGCGCTCACCTGTCGGCGGGCCAAGCTGCTCGAATACTTCGGCGATGCGCCCGCCACCTGTGGCCAATGCGATCTTTGCGACAAGCCAGCCGAGGTCGCGGACGGTACGACACCCGTGCGCATGGCGCTTTCGGCGATCCTCCGCACGGGCGAGTATTTCGGCGCCGGACACCTGATCGACATCCTCCTCGGGGCCCAGACGGACAAGATCCGCCAGAAAGGTCACGACGACCTGCCGACCTTCGGGGTCGGCCGGGAATGGACGAAGCCGCAATGGCAGGCGATCTTCCGGCAGATGATGGGGCACGACCTCGTGCGACCGGACCCGGAGCGCTACGGCGCGCTGCGCATGACCGACCGCGCGCGACCGATCCTGCGGGCCGAGGAAGAGATCCAGCTCCGCTTCGATACCATTCGGGCCGCCAAGGGCCGCCCGGAGCCCAGAAGCCTCGTGAGCGAGGATGCTGCTCCGCTCCTTGCGGCCCTGAAGGCGAAGCGCCGAGCGCTGGCCGAGGCCGCGAAGGTGCCAGCTTACGTGATCTTCAACGACCGGACGCTCATCGAGATGGCGGAGGCCCGGCCGACCAGCCTCGACGCGATGGCGGGGATCAATGGCATCGGGGCCAAGAAGCTGGAGCGATACGGGCGAGAGTTCCTCTCTGTGATCGCCGATGACGCGCCGGAAATGCATCCCACGCGCCGCAAGCTCGCGGGACGCGCGGAGGGCGAAGTCTATGATCGTCTCCTCGCGGCGCAGTCAGACCTTCAATACGGGCCCATGGGAACGGAAAAGCCCATGAGCTGCAGCGCGTCGACCCTGCGCCAGATCGCCGAACGGCGGCCGCAATCGCGCGACGAACTTGCGCGCATCCAGGGCGTGGGAGAAACGAAGGCCGAGCGCTTCGGCGATGCCTTTCTCGATGTGTTGAAGGCCTCCTAA
- a CDS encoding pyridoxal phosphate-dependent aminotransferase, producing the protein MHKVKIHTLFEYLLETTAAEPQAFVGFSLAEPPRLGEFLGELDPDLPLDWNGQDFRGLPALRRHVLDRAGLDLPLDSVLITAGAAEANYLALRQLVGPGQKIVTETPGWPQVGVMADAIGAELVSVPRDETAGWALDLDAMAEAAQGAALIFLTNPNNPTGRMIPTVELEKIVSIAAKNGAWLLVDECYAGLEWAGPRPASVAGLYEKGITTGSVSKALGLQGLRTGWMVSQDTDAIRDAFILRENSSEIMNIMGEVIAEIAMRPDRYAAKLETVRADALATLRVLDDFVGQEPKLSWQKPEAGLIGLAKLSGIDGDDFARQLLADPYRTFLLPGSSYGRPGHIRIGVGGGEAAKLALGLDRMSALLKTL; encoded by the coding sequence ATGCACAAAGTCAAGATACACACCCTCTTCGAATACCTGCTCGAGACGACGGCGGCCGAGCCCCAGGCCTTTGTCGGTTTCTCGCTCGCAGAGCCGCCGCGGCTTGGCGAGTTTCTCGGAGAGCTCGACCCCGACCTGCCCCTGGACTGGAACGGTCAGGATTTCCGAGGCCTGCCTGCGCTTCGGCGGCACGTGCTGGATCGCGCAGGCCTCGACTTGCCGCTCGACAGCGTCCTCATCACGGCAGGGGCCGCGGAAGCAAACTATCTCGCCTTGAGGCAGCTTGTCGGGCCGGGGCAGAAGATCGTCACCGAGACACCGGGCTGGCCACAAGTCGGCGTCATGGCTGACGCCATAGGAGCAGAGCTCGTGAGCGTGCCGCGCGATGAAACCGCCGGCTGGGCGCTGGACCTCGACGCCATGGCAGAGGCAGCGCAGGGCGCAGCGCTCATTTTCCTGACCAATCCAAACAACCCGACGGGTCGGATGATCCCAACGGTTGAGCTGGAGAAAATCGTCTCTATTGCAGCTAAAAACGGCGCGTGGCTGCTCGTAGATGAGTGCTATGCAGGTCTGGAATGGGCCGGGCCGCGCCCAGCCTCGGTGGCCGGGTTATACGAAAAAGGGATCACGACGGGTTCGGTCTCCAAGGCCTTGGGGCTTCAGGGCCTTCGTACCGGCTGGATGGTTTCCCAGGACACCGACGCCATACGGGACGCTTTCATCCTGCGTGAGAACAGCTCCGAGATCATGAACATCATGGGCGAGGTCATCGCCGAGATCGCCATGCGCCCGGACCGCTATGCGGCGAAGCTGGAGACCGTGCGCGCAGATGCGCTCGCCACGTTGCGCGTCCTCGATGACTTCGTCGGCCAAGAGCCGAAGCTCTCATGGCAGAAGCCCGAGGCCGGTCTCATCGGGCTTGCAAAACTCAGCGGTATCGACGGAGACGACTTCGCCCGTCAGCTCCTTGCGGACCCGTATCGAACGTTCCTCCTGCCGGGTTCTTCCTACGGGCGACCCGGTCACATCCGCATCGGGGTGGGTGGCGGTGAAGCGGCAAAGCTCGCGCTCGGCCTCGACCGCATGAGCGCCTTGCTCAAGACACTCTGA
- a CDS encoding acyl-CoA thioesterase produces the protein MYPWLRFVRTMVTGRRLAPMHVLDTHVSQHRVSLLDCDMFGEMNNGRILTIFEFGRWQLSLRTGLWTALSKRGWGFAVAGASVRYRKRLVPFERFEMRTRVLGWDARFIYVEQAMFKRSGECANHCLFRTAIVSKGKAVMTDDVIEIMEGVDASPPLPDWAEAWIEADRQRPWPPMQT, from the coding sequence ATGTATCCTTGGCTTCGCTTCGTTCGCACCATGGTCACCGGCCGCAGGCTGGCCCCCATGCATGTCCTCGATACGCATGTCTCCCAGCACCGCGTCTCGCTTCTGGATTGCGACATGTTCGGCGAGATGAACAATGGCCGGATCCTGACGATCTTCGAGTTCGGAAGATGGCAGCTTTCCTTGCGCACAGGGCTCTGGACCGCATTGAGCAAGCGTGGCTGGGGCTTCGCCGTCGCCGGGGCGTCGGTCAGGTATCGCAAGCGCCTCGTTCCTTTTGAGCGGTTCGAGATGCGGACGCGTGTTCTCGGCTGGGACGCGCGCTTCATCTATGTCGAGCAAGCCATGTTCAAGCGCTCGGGAGAATGCGCCAACCACTGCCTTTTTCGCACGGCCATCGTCTCGAAAGGCAAGGCCGTGATGACCGATGACGTTATCGAGATCATGGAAGGCGTGGACGCATCTCCTCCTCTGCCGGACTGGGCCGAGGCATGGATAGAGGCTGACAGGCAACGCCCCTGGCCCCCGATGCAGACCTGA
- the yaaA gene encoding peroxide stress protein YaaA, with translation MLVVISPAKRLDWSDVPRSDLTRPEFEAEALSLAKTARNLTLGGLRELMDLSDDLARLNRDRFKAFSAEPDADALRPAAFAFAGDTYQGLEARTLDEDDLRFAQSHLRILSGLYGALRPLDEIQAYRLEMGSKLKTRRGASLYEYWGREIAKSLRSQAEGVGAEVLVNCASQEYFGAVDLKALKLPVVTPAFYEEKDGQAKMVSFFAKRARGALARFIVQNRLTSTDGLKDFDLGGYRFDASRSERGTMAFSRPYPDPAQAA, from the coding sequence ATGCTCGTTGTCATCTCGCCCGCAAAACGCCTCGACTGGTCTGACGTGCCGCGATCCGATCTGACCAGGCCGGAATTCGAGGCCGAGGCGCTGAGCCTGGCCAAGACGGCGCGTAACCTGACGCTGGGCGGACTTCGTGAGCTCATGGACCTCTCCGACGATCTGGCCCGGCTCAATCGGGATCGCTTCAAGGCGTTTTCGGCCGAGCCTGACGCGGACGCGCTTCGGCCCGCGGCCTTCGCCTTTGCCGGTGACACCTATCAGGGGCTCGAAGCGCGGACGCTCGATGAGGACGATCTCCGCTTTGCACAGAGCCATCTCCGCATACTTTCGGGGCTATACGGCGCCCTGAGGCCGCTCGATGAAATTCAGGCCTACCGGCTCGAGATGGGCTCGAAGCTCAAGACCCGCCGGGGCGCATCCCTTTACGAGTACTGGGGACGAGAAATCGCGAAATCCCTAAGGTCGCAGGCCGAAGGGGTCGGTGCCGAGGTGCTCGTGAATTGCGCGAGCCAGGAGTATTTCGGGGCAGTCGACCTCAAGGCCCTGAAGCTGCCCGTGGTGACGCCCGCTTTCTACGAAGAAAAAGACGGACAGGCGAAAATGGTGAGCTTCTTTGCCAAGCGCGCACGCGGCGCGCTCGCGCGCTTCATCGTGCAGAATCGTCTCACCTCAACGGACGGTCTGAAGGACTTTGATCTCGGCGGGTACCGCTTCGATGCGAGCCGCAGCGAGAGGGGCACGATGGCCTTTTCGCGGCCCTACCCGGACCCGGCCCAAGCCGCCTAA
- a CDS encoding SDR family oxidoreductase — protein MKIAVVTGAAGGLGSAIAEALAPSHNVIGLDLKHSNTAEPITVDLTDADAIKTVFDGISDRHGGLDVLVNNAGTCFMSDFPDIPAAEFEAQMAVNFSSMFHCCQAAVPLMLGRAGVKKIINISSNGAYNFDVFDPPHYRASKAAMDTLTKDLARRYARDRIAVNSIAPAMTETPLFGVLDDATLEKAISAMPHGEAMRPEQIAGWVAHLAGPMGDVSSGNVIILNQGRDVR, from the coding sequence ATGAAGATAGCAGTCGTCACAGGCGCAGCGGGCGGGCTCGGCTCCGCCATCGCAGAAGCCCTCGCCCCGTCACACAACGTCATCGGCCTCGATCTGAAGCACTCGAATACGGCTGAGCCCATCACGGTGGACCTCACCGATGCGGACGCCATCAAAACCGTTTTCGACGGCATCTCGGATCGGCACGGCGGCCTCGACGTGCTCGTCAACAACGCGGGCACATGCTTCATGTCCGATTTCCCCGATATCCCCGCCGCCGAGTTCGAGGCACAGATGGCGGTCAACTTCTCCTCCATGTTCCATTGCTGCCAGGCCGCCGTGCCGCTCATGCTGGGCCGCGCGGGAGTGAAGAAGATCATCAACATCTCTTCGAACGGCGCCTACAATTTCGATGTCTTCGACCCGCCCCATTACCGGGCGTCGAAGGCCGCCATGGACACCCTCACAAAAGACCTCGCGCGCCGCTATGCACGCGACAGGATCGCGGTGAACTCCATCGCACCTGCCATGACGGAAACCCCGCTCTTCGGCGTGCTCGATGATGCGACGCTGGAAAAGGCCATCTCCGCCATGCCCCACGGTGAGGCGATGCGGCCCGAGCAGATCGCCGGCTGGGTCGCCCATCTCGCTGGCCCGATGGGGGATGTCTCTTCGGGCAACGTCATCATTCTCAACCAGGGGCGGGACGTGCGGTGA